From the genome of Halomonas sp. MCCC 1A13316, one region includes:
- a CDS encoding phosphoglycerate kinase, which produces MNVLKMTDLDLRGQRVLIREDLNVPVKHGKVTSDARLRASLPTIKAAMDAGAKVMLISHLGRPTEGEPAEEFSLAPVAERLGELLGRPVRLVEDYLDSAQDLADGEVVLLENVRFNVGEKKDDETLSQQYAALCDIYVMDAFGTAHRAQASTHGVARFAPQACAGPLLAAELDALEKALATPKRPMVAIVGGSKVSTKLDVLNALSEKCDQLIVGGGIANTFIAAAGHKVGKSLYEADLVEQAKELMAKVEIPLPTDVVVATEFSDSAEAVVKPVDQVGDEEMILDIGPDTAGRLAGLLKDAGTILWNGPVGVFEIDQFGKGTAALSKAIAESNGFSIAGGGDTLAAIDKYGIEEQVSYISTGGGAFLEYVEGKTLPAVKALEDAAAR; this is translated from the coding sequence ATGAACGTGCTCAAGATGACCGACCTCGACCTGCGCGGTCAGCGCGTGCTGATCCGCGAGGACCTGAACGTACCCGTCAAGCACGGCAAGGTAACCAGCGACGCCCGCCTGCGGGCCAGCCTGCCGACCATCAAGGCGGCCATGGATGCCGGCGCCAAGGTGATGCTGATAAGCCACCTGGGGCGCCCGACCGAAGGCGAGCCGGCCGAGGAGTTCTCGCTGGCCCCGGTGGCCGAGCGGCTGGGCGAGCTGCTCGGCCGTCCGGTACGCCTGGTCGAGGACTACCTCGACAGCGCCCAGGACCTGGCCGACGGCGAGGTGGTGCTGCTCGAGAACGTGCGCTTCAACGTCGGCGAGAAGAAGGATGACGAGACCCTCTCGCAGCAGTACGCCGCGCTGTGCGACATCTACGTGATGGATGCCTTCGGTACCGCCCACCGCGCCCAGGCCTCGACTCACGGCGTGGCGCGCTTCGCTCCCCAGGCCTGCGCCGGCCCGCTGCTGGCCGCCGAGCTCGATGCCCTGGAGAAGGCTCTGGCCACGCCCAAGCGACCGATGGTCGCCATCGTCGGCGGATCCAAGGTCTCGACCAAGCTCGACGTACTCAATGCGCTTTCCGAGAAGTGCGACCAGCTGATCGTCGGCGGCGGCATCGCCAATACGTTTATTGCCGCGGCAGGCCACAAAGTCGGCAAGTCGCTGTATGAAGCCGACCTGGTCGAACAGGCCAAGGAGTTAATGGCCAAGGTCGAGATCCCGCTGCCCACCGACGTGGTGGTGGCCACCGAGTTCTCCGATTCCGCCGAAGCCGTGGTCAAGCCGGTCGACCAGGTGGGCGACGAAGAGATGATCCTCGACATCGGCCCCGACACCGCCGGGCGGCTCGCCGGCCTGCTCAAGGATGCCGGCACCATCCTGTGGAACGGTCCGGTAGGCGTGTTCGAAATCGATCAGTTCGGCAAGGGCACCGCAGCGCTGTCGAAGGCCATCGCCGAGAGCAACGGCTTCTCCATCGCCGGCGGCGGCGACACCTTGGCCGCCATCGACAAGTACGGGATCGAGGAGCAGGTCTCCTACATCTCCACC
- a CDS encoding type I glyceraldehyde-3-phosphate dehydrogenase, producing the protein MAQRIAINGYGRIGQCVLRALLERQSSRAGNPTLEVVAINELSDLDTIAYLTRYDTTHGRFPGQVETAEGRMVVDGASIAILTESEPARLPWGELGIDLVLECSGSFKDRVTAERHLAAGAGRLLFSQPAESDVDATIVCGINDGELVAEHRIVSAASCTTNCLVPVLTVLDEALGIEHGVTTTVHSAMNDQPVIDAYHQTDLRLTRSAMHSIVPVDTSLARGINRLMPHLAGRFECLHMRVPTINVSAMDLSICVRRDTTAAEVNALLREASAGRLAGLLGYTEEPMASVDFNHDPRSGIVDATQTRVAGHRLIKLLCWFDNEWGFANRMLDVAQRMAALPAVPR; encoded by the coding sequence ATGGCCCAGCGCATCGCCATCAACGGTTACGGTCGTATCGGCCAGTGCGTGCTGCGCGCGCTGCTGGAACGCCAGTCGAGCCGCGCCGGCAATCCGACGCTGGAAGTGGTCGCGATCAATGAGCTTTCGGACCTCGACACCATTGCCTACCTGACCCGCTACGACACCACCCACGGCCGATTCCCCGGCCAGGTGGAGACGGCCGAGGGCCGGATGGTCGTCGATGGCGCGTCCATTGCGATACTGACCGAATCGGAGCCTGCGCGCCTGCCTTGGGGCGAACTCGGCATCGACCTGGTGCTGGAGTGCTCGGGCAGCTTCAAGGATCGCGTCACCGCCGAGCGTCATCTCGCCGCCGGCGCCGGTCGGCTGCTGTTCTCCCAGCCTGCCGAGAGCGACGTCGACGCCACCATCGTCTGCGGTATCAACGACGGCGAACTCGTCGCCGAGCATCGCATCGTCTCGGCGGCGTCGTGCACCACCAACTGCCTTGTGCCGGTACTGACGGTGCTCGACGAGGCGCTTGGCATTGAGCATGGCGTAACCACTACGGTGCACTCGGCAATGAACGACCAGCCGGTGATCGACGCCTATCACCAGACCGACCTGCGCCTGACGCGCTCGGCGATGCACTCCATCGTGCCCGTCGACACCAGCCTGGCGCGCGGCATCAACCGCCTGATGCCGCACCTGGCCGGACGCTTCGAATGCCTGCATATGCGCGTACCGACGATCAACGTCTCGGCCATGGACCTGTCGATCTGCGTGCGCCGCGACACCACGGCGGCAGAAGTCAACGCCCTGCTGCGCGAGGCCAGCGCCGGACGTCTGGCCGGCCTGCTCGGCTACACCGAGGAGCCCATGGCCTCGGTCGACTTCAACCATGACCCCCGCTCGGGTATCGTTGATGCCACTCAGACCCGGGTGGCGGGCCATCGCCTGATCAAGCTGCTGTGCTGGTTCGACAACGAGTGGGGGTTCGCCAACCGCATGCTCGACGTCGCCCAGCGCATGGCGGCGCTTCCCGCGGTGCCCCGATGA
- a CDS encoding class I fructose-bisphosphate aldolase has protein sequence MTDISQLLGDDAEYLLDHRCRGFPREQLHLPGPDFVSRVVADSDRSPAVMRSLQALFGHGRLAGTGYLSLLPVDQGIEHSAGASFAPNPRYFDPANIVELALEGGCNGVASTLGVLSSVARRYAHRIPMMLKLNHNETLSYPAMYDQTLFAEVDQAHDMGCVAVGATIYFGSPESRRQIMEISEAFERAHQLGMATVLWAYLRNPAFKHEGKDYHVAADLTGQANHLAATIKADIVKQKLPETNGGYQDIGFGHTHAKVYGELTSEHPIDLARYQVACCYMGRAGLINSGGGSKGHSDLGEAVRTAVINKRAGGMGLISGRKAFQKPMGEGVELLQAIQDVYLDKGVTVA, from the coding sequence ATGACCGACATATCCCAATTGCTGGGTGACGACGCCGAGTATCTGCTCGATCACCGTTGCCGTGGCTTTCCCCGCGAACAGTTGCACTTGCCGGGGCCGGACTTCGTCAGCCGGGTAGTGGCCGACAGCGATCGCAGCCCGGCGGTGATGCGCAGCCTGCAGGCGCTGTTCGGCCACGGCCGGCTGGCGGGCACCGGCTACCTCAGCCTGCTGCCGGTGGACCAGGGCATCGAGCACTCCGCCGGCGCTTCGTTCGCCCCCAACCCGCGCTACTTCGACCCGGCCAACATCGTCGAATTGGCCCTCGAAGGCGGCTGCAACGGCGTGGCCTCGACCCTCGGTGTGCTGTCGTCGGTGGCGCGCCGCTACGCCCATCGCATCCCGATGATGCTCAAGCTCAACCATAACGAGACGCTGAGCTATCCGGCGATGTATGACCAGACCCTGTTCGCCGAGGTGGACCAGGCCCACGACATGGGCTGCGTGGCGGTCGGTGCGACCATCTACTTCGGTTCCCCCGAGAGCCGTCGCCAGATCATGGAGATCAGCGAAGCCTTCGAGCGCGCCCACCAGCTGGGCATGGCCACGGTACTGTGGGCTTACCTGCGTAACCCCGCCTTCAAGCACGAGGGCAAGGACTACCACGTGGCGGCCGACCTCACCGGCCAGGCCAACCATCTGGCTGCCACGATCAAGGCCGACATCGTCAAGCAGAAACTGCCTGAGACCAATGGCGGCTATCAGGACATCGGCTTCGGTCACACCCACGCCAAGGTCTACGGCGAGCTGACCTCGGAGCACCCCATCGACCTGGCTCGTTACCAAGTGGCCTGCTGCTACATGGGCCGCGCCGGGCTGATCAACTCCGGCGGCGGCTCCAAGGGTCATTCGGACCTGGGCGAGGCGGTGCGCACCGCGGTGATCAACAAGCGTGCCGGCGGCATGGGCCTGATCTCGGGGCGCAAGGCGTTCCAGAAGCCCATGGGCGAGGGTGTCGAGCTGCTCCAGGCCATCCAGGACGTTTACCTGGACAAGGGCGTGACAGTGGCCTGA
- the tkt gene encoding transketolase: protein MPSRFELANAIRALSMDAVQKAKSGHPGAPMGMADIAEVLWNDYLKHNPNDPKWPDRDRFVLSNGHGSMLLYSLLHLTGYELELEQLRNFRQLHSKTAGHPEFGYAPGVETTTGPLGQGLANAVGMAIAEKTLAAQFNRPGHTIVDHHTYCFVGDGCMMEGISHEVSSLAGTLGLGKLTVFYDDNGISIDGEVEGWFTDDTAKRFEAYGWHVVPNVDGHDPEQIKAAIELARSHEEKPSLIICKTVIGFGAPNKQGKEECHGAPLGEEEVAAARKQLDWPHAPFHVPEPIYQGWDARERGASQQDDWQARFARYRDEHPELAREFNRRVQCQLPAEITSEAFIEKSQQKGETIATRKASLQCLNELGPQLPELLGGSADLAPSNLTFWSGAKPISRENPGGNYLHYGVREFGMGAIMNGIVLHGGFIPYGATFLIFMEYMRNSVRMAALMGKRAVYVFTHDSIGLGEDGPTHQPIEQLTNLRSTPNLCTWRPCDAVETAAAWDAAIKRNSGPTALVLSRQNLPHQERSKQQLAEIQRGAYVLKDSEGTPELILIATGSEVGLAMDAAAELEGQGRAVRVVSMPSAYRFDGQDAEYRESVLPRAVTKRIAIEAGHADYWYKYVGLDGRVIGMTTFGESAPAGDLFKHFGFTVENVIAQAQELLG from the coding sequence ATGCCATCCCGTTTCGAACTGGCCAACGCCATTCGCGCCCTGTCCATGGATGCCGTACAGAAGGCCAAGTCCGGCCATCCCGGCGCCCCGATGGGCATGGCCGATATCGCCGAAGTGCTGTGGAACGATTATCTCAAGCACAACCCCAACGACCCGAAATGGCCCGACCGTGATCGCTTCGTGCTGTCCAACGGCCACGGCTCGATGCTGCTCTACTCCCTGCTGCACCTGACCGGCTACGAGCTTGAGCTCGAGCAACTGCGCAACTTCCGTCAGTTGCACTCCAAGACCGCCGGTCACCCCGAGTTCGGCTATGCGCCGGGCGTCGAGACCACCACCGGTCCGCTGGGCCAAGGCCTGGCCAATGCCGTGGGCATGGCCATCGCCGAGAAGACCCTGGCAGCGCAGTTCAACCGTCCCGGCCACACTATCGTCGACCATCACACCTACTGCTTCGTCGGTGACGGCTGCATGATGGAGGGTATCTCCCACGAGGTGAGTTCGCTGGCCGGCACCCTGGGGCTGGGCAAGCTCACGGTGTTCTACGACGACAACGGCATCTCCATCGACGGCGAGGTCGAGGGCTGGTTCACCGACGACACCGCCAAGCGCTTCGAGGCCTACGGTTGGCACGTGGTGCCCAACGTCGACGGCCACGACCCCGAGCAGATCAAGGCCGCTATCGAGCTGGCCCGCAGCCACGAGGAGAAGCCGAGCCTGATCATCTGCAAGACCGTGATCGGCTTTGGCGCCCCCAACAAGCAGGGCAAGGAGGAGTGTCACGGCGCCCCGCTGGGCGAGGAGGAAGTGGCCGCCGCACGCAAGCAGCTCGACTGGCCGCACGCACCGTTCCATGTGCCCGAGCCGATCTATCAGGGCTGGGATGCGCGCGAGCGCGGCGCGTCGCAGCAGGACGACTGGCAGGCGCGCTTCGCTCGCTACCGCGACGAGCACCCGGAACTCGCCCGCGAGTTCAACCGTCGAGTGCAGTGCCAGCTACCGGCGGAGATCACCAGCGAGGCCTTCATCGAGAAGAGCCAGCAGAAGGGCGAGACCATCGCCACACGCAAGGCGTCGTTGCAGTGCCTCAACGAGCTCGGCCCGCAGCTGCCCGAACTGCTCGGCGGCAGCGCCGACCTGGCGCCCTCCAACCTGACCTTCTGGAGCGGTGCCAAGCCGATCTCTCGCGAGAACCCGGGCGGCAACTACCTGCACTACGGAGTGCGCGAGTTCGGCATGGGCGCGATCATGAACGGCATCGTGCTGCATGGCGGCTTCATACCCTACGGCGCCACCTTCCTGATCTTCATGGAGTACATGCGCAACTCGGTGCGCATGGCCGCACTCATGGGCAAGCGCGCCGTCTACGTGTTCACCCATGACTCCATCGGCCTGGGCGAGGACGGCCCCACCCACCAGCCGATCGAACAGCTGACCAACCTGCGCAGCACGCCCAACCTGTGCACCTGGCGCCCCTGCGATGCGGTGGAGACCGCCGCCGCCTGGGACGCCGCGATCAAGCGCAACTCCGGCCCCACGGCGCTGGTGCTTTCGCGCCAGAACCTGCCGCACCAGGAGCGCAGCAAGCAGCAGCTGGCCGAGATTCAGCGCGGCGCTTATGTGCTCAAGGATAGCGAGGGCACGCCCGAGCTGATCCTGATCGCCACCGGCTCTGAAGTGGGCTTGGCCATGGACGCCGCCGCCGAGCTGGAAGGCCAGGGCCGTGCGGTACGCGTGGTCTCGATGCCCTCGGCCTACCGCTTCGACGGCCAGGACGCCGAATACCGCGAGAGCGTGCTGCCCAGGGCAGTGACCAAGCGCATCGCTATCGAGGCCGGCCACGCCGACTACTGGTACAAGTACGTCGGCCTCGACGGCCGTGTAATCGGCATGACCACCTTCGGTGAATCCGCCCCGGCGGGCGATCTGTTCAAGCACTTCGGCTTCACCGTGGAGAATGTCATCGCTCAGGCCCAGGAGCTGCTGGGCTGA
- the metK gene encoding methionine adenosyltransferase has protein sequence MSEYSLFTSESVSEGHPDKIADQISDAVLDAIIARDKHARVACETLVKTGVAIVAGEISTSAWVDLEELVRRVIIDIGYTSSEVGFDGETCGVLNLIGKQSVDIAQGVDRSKPEDQGAGDQGLMFGYATNETDSFMPAPIHYAHRLVERQAELRKHGLLPWLRPDAKSQITFRYDEAGMPCGVEAVVLSTQHAPEIDQQELRRMVRREIIEEVIPAEWLTEQTKFHINPTGKFVIGGPVGDCGLTGRKIIVDTYGGMARHGGGAFSGKDPSKVDRSAAYAGRYVAKNVVAAGLADKCEIQVSYAIGVAEPTSVAINTFGSGKVDEARIIELVREHFDLRPFAITRMLDLLHPMYQLTAAYGHFGREPFEASYSWKDTSGQEHTETFTAFPWERTDRAAALRQAAGL, from the coding sequence ATGAGCGAATACTCCCTGTTCACTTCCGAATCCGTGTCCGAGGGCCACCCGGACAAGATCGCCGACCAGATATCCGATGCGGTGCTGGACGCCATCATCGCCCGCGACAAACATGCCCGGGTGGCCTGCGAGACGCTGGTCAAGACCGGTGTGGCCATCGTCGCGGGTGAGATCAGCACCTCTGCCTGGGTCGATTTGGAGGAGCTGGTGCGTCGGGTGATCATCGACATCGGCTACACCTCCTCTGAGGTCGGGTTCGACGGCGAGACCTGCGGTGTGCTCAACCTGATCGGCAAGCAGAGCGTGGATATCGCTCAAGGGGTGGATCGCAGCAAGCCGGAGGACCAGGGCGCGGGTGACCAGGGCCTGATGTTCGGCTATGCCACCAACGAGACCGATTCGTTCATGCCGGCGCCGATCCACTATGCCCACCGCCTGGTCGAGCGTCAGGCCGAGCTGCGCAAGCACGGCCTGCTGCCGTGGCTGCGCCCGGATGCCAAGAGCCAGATCACCTTCCGATACGACGAGGCGGGCATGCCCTGCGGCGTCGAGGCGGTAGTGCTCTCGACCCAGCACGCCCCGGAGATCGACCAGCAGGAGCTGCGGCGCATGGTCAGGCGCGAGATCATCGAAGAGGTGATTCCCGCCGAGTGGCTCACCGAGCAGACCAAGTTTCACATCAATCCTACCGGCAAGTTCGTTATCGGCGGCCCGGTGGGCGACTGCGGCCTCACCGGGCGCAAGATCATCGTCGATACCTACGGCGGCATGGCACGCCATGGTGGTGGCGCCTTCTCCGGCAAGGACCCCTCCAAGGTCGACCGCAGTGCCGCCTACGCCGGGCGCTACGTGGCCAAGAATGTCGTCGCCGCGGGGCTTGCCGATAAGTGCGAGATACAGGTGTCGTATGCCATTGGCGTGGCCGAGCCCACCTCGGTAGCGATCAACACCTTCGGCAGCGGCAAGGTTGACGAGGCGCGTATCATCGAGCTGGTGCGCGAGCACTTCGACCTGCGCCCCTTCGCCATCACCCGCATGCTCGACCTGCTGCACCCGATGTATCAGCTCACTGCCGCCTACGGTCACTTCGGCCGCGAGCCCTTCGAGGCCAGCTACAGCTGGAAGGATACCAGCGGTCAGGAGCATACCGAGACCTTCACCGCCTTCCCGTGGGAGCGCACCGACCGCGCCGCGGCACTGCGTCAGGCCGCCGGCCTGTAG